In Streptococcus gallolyticus subsp. gallolyticus DSM 16831, the sequence GAGGAAATTCTAGCTCACGAAACAGAAGAATTTCTTGCAAGCGTTCAAATGCGTCCATATCATAAAAGCGATAACCATTTTCCCCAATAAAAGAGGGAGTTAAAAGACCAATCTGGTCATAATAATGCAACGTTCGCACGCTAATGCCTGATATCTGGCTCATCTCTTTTACTGTTTTCATGTACTAGCTCCTCTCGATGATAAGTATAGGCTATAACGTTACGTTAGGGTCAAGAGAAAAAATGAAGTTTTTTACTCGTAACCGCTTACTTCTTTATTATCACTGGAACTTTTCCCCAGTTTTGCTCTTGAATGTGTGGATTTCCTAGCGCATAAACTTGGTCGGCTTGTTGCGTTACCACATCCCACGGTTTTGCACCGATTCGAGCCACGATATCCACAGATTTTTTCACCGTTTTGAGGTGTTCCTGCCCTTTTGGCGTAAATCCCAGCACATGAACAGCTTCTGGCAAGGGCTTTTCCACAGCTCCCACCAAAATATAAGCCAAAATACGGCGCACACGCGCCTTTGTGTAGCGTTTCGTGGCAACTTTATCCACTAACTCGTCCACAGTCGCTACACTCCTAATAGCAGAGCGAATACGGCTGGCTAGTTCTTCATTAACTTGGAAAATCCCCGTCAAATCAGCATTTGTCAGGATTTGATATTTGAGCAAAGGGAAATAATCATCCCAAGTCACCTGAGGGGCGTTGAGGAAAAGGTCCGCATTTGGCATGAATTTATCCACAAAAGCTTTGTCTTTTCTGTGGACACGCAAATTTGTCGCGGACGCAAACGGTGTTTCTGTCTTAAGCGAGTGATAACCTGCTCCTTGACGCATGATTGGAGTCAGCTGAATAGCTTTTCCAGCGCAAGCTTTGGCATAAGAAAGCCCTAAAATATGATTTGGCGTATTTCCAGTAAACTTCACACCAGCAAAAGTCTCCCACATTTTCTGCGTTTTCTGTGGATAAGACAAATTATCTGGCAAACTTTGCAAGTAATCCACCATTTTCTGTTGATTATCCCCATAAATCTGTGAAAAGTGTTGATAATCCAGATTTTCTTCAGTGCCAAATGCCAACTTATCCACACCTAAACGCTCTAAAATGTCCACCGCACCTTGTGCAAAGTAATCCGCTGACTGAACAGCCACCAAAAATGGCAATTCAACCACCAAATCAGCGCCATTTCGCAGCGCCATTTCCGCGCGTGTCCACTTATCCACAATCGCAGGCTCACCACGTTGGACAAAGTTTCCCGACATGGCAACAATCTTGACCCCCTCAGCCTGCGACAGCAAATACTTATGCCCATTATGAAAAGGATTAAATTCAGCAATAATACCAGTAACAGTCATGGAGTGCTCCTAAATTTATACTAATAATCTATTCTTCTATATTCACTTAACATTTTTTGAAGTATACATATGTCCTCACATTCCTGCTTAAATGCACCATAAGTATAGCCATTTCCTAATTTTGGAACTGTAGGAACAATACTTTGAATTTCACTAGAGTAATATTTTCTGCTTTCTTCCCAATTCCTTTTAATAAATCGCTTAAAATTTAATCTTTCTTCTTTTGAGTTAAATACCAAAATACTTTCAAAAAAATTATTTCTAGAGATTCTTGCATCATCAGTATATTCTTTACAATACAAGAATTCATTAAGCTTAAAAATTAATGAATCTTTTTCCATGTATTTAAACGTAATATCCCATCTTCTATTAGCATTGAAAGTTATACCATCAGTTTCTGGACATGGAGTAGCATATCTTCCACCATCTAAAGATAAACCTACAAAATCTGCTAGTAAAGTTTGATGATAATATAATTGTATTTTTAAATAACTAGGAGTAGAATCTGATTGAAAAAAGTGATAATATTCATAACCATGTCGACTTTCATCAAAATCATAAATTAATCTATATTCTGGGAAAAATTTATAATACATTTCCATAATATAATCTGAAGTATTTATCCAATTCTTTGTATCTTTTAAATAAATTTCAAATTTTTCAATTGGTGTTTGAAGAAGACCTAATCTTTTTTTCCATAAATATTCAACCTTATCTATGTCTGCAGACTTATCTTTTGGAGTATTACTATCTTGGATTCTTGTATAAATGTGATTTGCTTTTAAATTTTTGAAGTTTTCTTTCAGATAGAATGGTGTTTGTCCACTATTATGAATTATTATTACATCTAGAGTAGACGATTCTATAAAAACCTGTTTTACAGTTACAACTGGTCGAATATCTCCTGCAAATTTTTTATCCTTCAAAAAATCAACAATTTTTTGAGTGTTTCTCCGATTTTGATCTGCAACCACATCATATAAAGAAAAATTAGCATCATCCACGCCGATAATAATATAAGCATCATGGTTAGCTAAATTATTTGCCATACATATAATATCATGTAAAAGATCAGCACTTTTACTAGAATCATACCATTGACGTTTAAAATCCCAATATTCTCCTTCTTGATGAAGTTCAATCAAATAACTAATTTCATCTTCTAAATCACTATTTATATTACTATTTTGAGAACATTCCATTTTATACCACTTCTCTTTAAAAATCAGCCATCCCCCTACTTCTGGCACACAAAGAACCAGCGGTTTGATTTTTTGCGTGGCTTTTTGTCCTCAAAGTCGGCGTAGAGTTTAAATGATTTGAAGCCTGCTTGTTCCAAGAGGATATCGTAAGTTAGGACTTCATAAGTGCGTTCTTCATGAACTTCGTCATAGCGTGTGAAGCGTCCATCCTCGTCTTGCAGGAAGAAAGTCAATTCATGCACAACAGAATGTGGTGCCTCATCAGCATAGGTATCCCAAACCATGGCAAATTCTTCTGCATTTTCATGGTAAGAATAACCAGGAAAAACGGTGTCAGTTTGGTAAGTTGAGTGCACGTCAAAGATGAATACTCCGTCCTCATTCAAACAGTCGTAAACTTGTTTAAAGACATCACCAACCTCAACTTCATCAGCCATATAACAGATAGAATCTGAATAACAGGTCACCAAATCGTAATTTCCTGCTTGCGACAAATCGAGCATATTACCTTGTTTGAACTCGATAGCTTCGCTAGCTGCTTTTGCACGTTTTCTTGCGATTTCAAGCATATCCTCACTCAAATCAAGCCCTGTTACGTCAAAGCCAGCTTTGGCAAAACGTACTGACTGAATCCCAGTTCCACAGGCTAATTCCAAGAGTTTTTTCTTATTTTTTGGAAAATGGCGGAGCGAAAAGTCAGTCCATTTATCATAAAGGGAGTCATCCATGATAGCATCATAAACCGATGCAAATTTTTCGTAGTTTTTGTTCATTGTTTTGTCCTATCAAACTTCTATCATTCTTAGAATGAAATAATCTGAGACAAGTGCCCCAGATTATAAGAATAATGCTGCAAAATTAAGCAAGGTATTCTGATACGTCAACCATTGGTGCTTCGTGCCAAAGTTTTTCAATGTTGTAGTGTTCACGTTCGTCTTCTGAGAAGATATGGACAACAACATCATTAAGGTCAAGAAGTACCCAACCTGTACGACTATCACCTTCAGCATGACTGGCATCACCACCAGCTTCTTTAACTTTTTCACGAATATTTTCTGCAATAGCGTCCAGTTGACGTGTGTTCATAGCGCTAACCACTACAAAATAATCTGTCACACTAGTCAATCCATAAAGGTCTAAGACAACCATGTCTTCTGCACGTTTTTCATCAGCTGCCTTGACAACCAATTCTAGTAATTCTTTTTTATCCATTTAATCCTCTTTTAAAATTTCTTCTAAATCAGCCACTTGGGCAAAACGTCCATTCCAAGTGCTTTCATAATACTGTATTAATTGTTCTGCTGTAATTTCTCTTTCAGCAAAGGTAGTCGTGCCATTTTTAATAACTGCCAAATTATAGCCAAACTCAAACGCCACCTTAACAGTCGTATCAATGCAATAATTCGTTGCCATGCCAATGATAATCAGCCGCTCAATAGCTTGGCGATCCAGATAAGTCTGTAAATGAGTTTCTTTAAAAGCACTATTATAATGCTTATCAAAGATTTTCTCGTCAACTTCTGGAGCAATAGCTTCGTAAATTTCCCAGCCATGACTTCCTGTTAGTAGTTCGTCGTCATTGTGGCGAACGTAAATCACCTCAATGTTTTTCTCACGACAAGTGGCGATTGCTTTTTGCCAGACAGACAAGCAGTTATCAACAGCATACGGTTTAGCCTCTATCAAGGCTGTTTGAATATCAACCACTAACAGAGCTGTTTTCATTTGTCATCTTTCATAAACCCAACATACGCATTATAAGTCTCAATGGTTTGTGGGAAGATAGGAAAGGCTTGGTGCGCTAGATGTTCTACGGTATGAACAGTTTCGTAGGCAACCGCCTTATCTAACGATTCTTTAGCAATCACGCGCGCTTCTTCCACCAAGGGAAAACGGCGATTTGGCTCGATATAGTCTGCCACATAAACAATCTTATCTAGCAAAGACATATCACTTGAACCAACGGTATGAGTCTCAATACTACGCAAGATTTCCTTGTCCGTCACGCCCAAATCTTCTTGAATCTTATAAATACCGACCATGCCATGCCAAACATTATTGCCCCATTTTTTTAGTTCTGGGTCAAGCTGATACTTATCAATCAAATCTAAAAATTCTTGGTCTGAAATCTCTTTGGCATAATCGTGGATTAATCCAGCCAGTCCAGCTTTTTCCGTATCATAACCATAACGCTCTGCCAATTCAATGGCAGTTTTTTCCACGCCAAGGACATGGTTAAAACGTTTTTCACTCATAACTGATGCAACTTTGCCTAAAAGCTCAGCACGTTCAATCCCTGCGGTATAAGCCTCATAAGTCATGATAAAGTCCTTCTTTCTCAATGTAGTCAATAACTGCCTGTGGCATTAGGAAATTAGGACGGCAACCATTTTCAAAATGATGACGAATCATACTAGATGAAATATCCATCAGCGGCACATCAACCCAAATCACTGGATAAGACGTTCCAGCTTTGTATTTAGGACGTTGAACACCGACAAATTGCACCATTTTAATCAATTCATCAATTTTATACCATTTTGGCAAATAATCCACCATGTCTGCGCCAATGATGAAATAGTAATCAACATCAGGATTTTTTTCAATCAAAAGCTTCATTGTATCGTAAGTATAGCTAATGCCTTTACGTTCCAATTCAATGGTTTCAATCCCCAAACCATCAACACCTTCAATGGCTAATTCAAGCATTTTCAAGCGATGTTTTTCATCGATTGTATTTTTCTTATCAACGTGTGGTGGCTCGTATTCGGGCATAAGAAAAACCTTATCCAAACACAATTGTTGGCGAACTTGGTCTGCAACGACGAGATGTGCATTATGAACAGGATTGAAATTACCTCCTAGAATTCCAATCTGCTTACGATTTTTATCTTTTTCTTTCTTCTCCAATTCAACTTTGGTGAATGGAGTTAACAATTCTAATGCCATATTGACTACCTCCAAGCCAGGCGACTTCTTAAACGACTAACTCTTTAAACGACATTGTCAATTCGTAAACTTGACTTTATTGATTCAATTCTTTTACTTTTGGTGAGATTTTACGGTTTTGTTTTTTAGACGATTCTTTATAAAGAATAAGGATACGTCCGATTTTCAAAACAGTATCGCAACCAATTTCATCTTCTAAGATTTCAGCAACTTCGTGAATATCTTCATCGGTATTTTGAAGAAGCGTTACCTTAATCAATTCGCGCGCATCCAAAGCATTTCGGACACTTGTTTTAATTTGGTCATTAAGACCATTTTTCCCAACTTGCACAATTGGTTTCATTGAGTGTGCTTGTGATTTCAAAAAAGCACGTTGTTTTGATGTTAACATAATTATCATATCAGGCATGAAAATCCGCTGAAAACACACTCAACAAAAAATCTTAATTTGTTCAGTTGGCTTTTCAGTAAATTTTCCGCCTCTGTTCAAGTCACTCAAAAACTGACCTGAACTTCCTTTCTTTTTATTCTTTTAAATCAATGCCTTGCGAAGCAATACTGCCACACCTTCTGGCGCCCAAGCAGCAATTTTAACAGGGCTATCTTGCGAAGCTTTAATGCGAATCCAACCCAGCCCAGAATAAACCACATCCATTTTAGCTTTAATGGTAAATTCATGACGGACTAATTTTGGAAAATCAGCTAATTCCTTGTCTGTCGGTGGTGTCAAAAGACTGCCGACATGTTTGTCATAGAAAGCATCAGCACCAGCTAACTTGGTACGGTGCAATTTCAAATTATTGTCAAAATAAGCTGTAAAACCTTGCTTATCTCCTGAGATAAAATCAAAACGTCCCAAACCAGCCAAAAACAGCGTTTGTTCAGGGTTGAGCTGATAAGTTTTCGGTTTAATTTCTTTCTTAGGACTGATGTATTTCAAATTTTTATCCCCAAGATAATGTGCCATTTGGTGACGGTGAATAATCCCTGGTGTATCAAAAATATAACTACCGTCGTCCAATGGAATTTCGATTTTATCAAGGGTTGTTCCAGGGAAGCGAGATGTCGTAATAATATCTTTTTCCCCTGTTATTTCTTTGATAATAGCATTGATAAGGGTTGATTTACCAACGTTTGTAACACCCACGACGTAAACATCACGCCCACGACGTAATTTTTCAATCTTTTCAATCAAGTCCTTGATAGCTTGATGATTTTGGGCGCTCGTCAAAATGACATCAACTGGACGAAGTCCTTCTTCGTGCGCACGTTCTGTCAGCCATTGTGTCACTTTGCTATCCTTAACTGATTTTGGCAAAATATCCTTTTTATTTCCGACAAGTAGGACGTCATTGCCAGAAACAAAACGTGGCAAGCCAGGGATAACTGAACCATTGAAATCAAAGATATCCACAACATTAACCACAAGGGCGTCACTATCACCAACTTCGTGCAGAAGTTTCAAAAATTCATCATCAGTAATGTGCACATCGGTGATTTCATTGTAATGACGTAATCTAAAACATCTTTGGCAATACAATTCGCCACTCTCTAAACCTTTTTCAAGAGCAGCTTTTGGGGTATATCCTGCCTTTTCCTTATCTTCTGTTTGAATTTTGGCTCCACAGCCAATACATAATAATTCTTCCATTAAATTCCTTTTTGATATTGAATTTTTCCGTATTTTTCTTCAAGTTTAGCCCAAACACGGCGTTCGCGCCAACGATTAATCTTTGTATTCCAAGCATCAGAAGTCACTAATGGCTTGACCAAAACGGACTGAATATCAGCACGGTGTGCCGCACGAATGTCCGTCATCAACTGGTCACCAACCATGATAACCTCATCACGATCAAAACCATAACGTTTGATTGCCATATTGATACCGCGTGTGAAAGGTTTCATGGCACGGCTAACAAAGTCCACACCAAATCGCGAAACCGCACGATTCACACGAAAATGCTTGTTATTTGATACGACAACAACTGAAATATCCGCCATAGTCATCTCATCTAACCATGCACGCACTTCAGGCGTTCCATCAGGATTATTCCATGCGATTAAGGTATTATCTAAATCCACTAACACGGCATGAATCCCACGTCGTAATAAATCATCTGCTCTTAAATCATAAACTGCCTCAACCACGAAGGTCGGCCTATAATCGTCTATACTCAAATTCTTCTCCAAAAAATATATTTTACTATTCATTTTAACATATTTGCCAAAATATGGCGAATTGAAAACCATTCCCACATAAGGAAATTTAATGAAAAAAGAGTGGCAAGCCACTCTCTCTATAATTTATTTTTCTTTTCCGTCAACAACTCGTAGTAAGATGACAAGTTCGATAGCTGCTAGAATTAGCAAGACGATAAAGGCATTTCGTGAGCCTTGGGCTGTTGCTGCAGAGTAACTAAGGCTGCTGTTTGTTTGGCTTAGGGCTACAATCAATGAAGCGATTGTTGTTCCAACAGCGCCAGCAAATTGTTGTAGTGTATTAAAAATTGCGTTAGCATCTGCACGCTCCTTAAATGCTACTTGTTTTTGACCACTTGTCATGACATTGCCAAAAGCAATTCCAGTTCCACCCATTGATAAGATGTAGAAAATTGTCAACCAAGCATTTGATAAATGCAAGCCAAAAATACTATAAAGACAAAGAGCAAAGACAAGCATGCTTACCCCAAAGATAATTGGCTTTTTAGCTCCCAAACGGTCCAAGATGCTTCCACTAAATGGAGCAAAGCAAGCACCAATAAACGCTCCTGGAAAAACCAAAAGACCTGCTACCGTTGATGTTGAATGATTAACCAATTGAACATAGTTTGGAATCAAGAATGATAATCCCAAGTTAACAATTTGGAAAAGGAAAAATGCCACAACGTGTCCTGCAAATTTTCCATTTTTCAAAACGGATAACTCAACGATCGGCACAGCTAATTGAGCTGAACGTTTCACAAGTACGATAAGCCCTGCAATACCAACAAATAGGCTACCTAAAACAGGCAAGCTAAGAAAATCGTAATCAGCAAGGTTATTAATTCCTAAAATCAGACCAATAAAGGCACAAAGAATCACAATCACGCTAAGAATATCCAATTTTTCACGCACCACTTCATCTTTTTGTTCAATAGATGTCACACCTAATACCAAAGAAACTAATAACAACGGAATCAACAGAACAAAAATAAAACGCCAACCTAAGTTTGAAGCGACCAAACCACCAAATGTTGGTCCAACCGCTGGAGCGACCGCTGTAATCAACGTTCCCACTCCCATCATTGCACCGATTTTACTCATTGGCACTTGGTCCAAAATGATATTAAACATCAAAGGAAGGGCAATTCCGACACCAATCCCTTGGACCACACGACCAAATAAAAGAATGGCAAAACTTGGTGCAATAGCATCGATTAGAACACCCAAAATAAACAACAAGTTGGCTGCTAAAAAGACAGATTTTGTCTTAAATGAACGTTTTAAGTAAGCTGACAAAGGCACAACTGACGCAACAACCAAAAGATAAATCGTTGTCATCCATTGAACCGTTGAGGTATTAATTCCAAATTCTGTCATCAAGGTTGGAAATGTGATATTCATAGCTGTTTCGACAACCACACCACAAAATGATAACATTCCCGCACCAACAATGGCTCTAATGACTTTAGGTGAAATTTTTTCTTCTGACATGAGTCCTCCTATTTTTCTTTCATGTAATACTGTAAAATTTTCTCAAAAATGGCAATATCCTCTTCTGAAAAGTTTTTTTCCAACTCTTTTTCTTGGTTTCTGAAGTAAGAGCGACATTCTTCCACTAAACCTTGAGCTTTCTCCGTTAAATGAACAGATTTTTGTCTGGCATCCTGTTGTGATACTTGACGATAAATCAGTGCCTTTTTCTCCATTCGTTGCAAAAGTACCGTCGTCGTTGAACGCTGAATGTTAAATTCTTTTTCAATGTCTTGTTGGAAATATTCTTCCTTTACACCTTGACTTAAAAAATCAATGATAGACATCTGCATACCAGTCAAATCAAAAGGTTTTGCGAATTGGTCAAACTCTCGTCCCAATTGATTACTTGCCTTTTTGACCAAACGTCCGATATTTTTTTCCATAACGTTTCCTCATTTTTGTTAGTTAGCTAATTGTTAGAAAGCTAACAAAATATAGTTTAAGCTTCTTTTACAAGAATGTCAAGGGGCAAAACAAAAAAAGTTATAGCAAGCAAATCTGCTCAACTATAACCCTTTAATATTATGATTAATGCAATTGTTTACGCACAGCGATTAAGTCACGAAGAGAAACCGTTAAAACGGCTACGATAATGAAAATCATTCCCACAAAATCCATTGGGTAGAAAATTTCATGCATAATGGTTACCGAGAAAAAAACTGATGAGACTGGTTCTATCGCTGCAAGCAAGCTCCCTTTCACAGCCCCAATAATCGTAGTCCCTTTTAAGAAGAAAGTGTAAGCAAAGACAGTTCCGATAATGATAATCCCAAATAAAGCTAACCAATTCCCTGATGTTAACACTAGAGGATACTGCCATGAGCGTGTCACGATTGGAAAAACAACGCCCCCCATAAGCATGCCAAGTCCAATCACCGTAAAACTGCCAAATTCACGAATTAATTTAGCAGGCAAAACAATGTAAAAAGAATAAGTTACTGCTGAAAATAGCCCCCAGAAAAAGCCTTTCGGAGTCATTGCCAAACCATCAAAATGACCATGCGTTGCAATGATAAAGGTACCTAAAATCGCAAAGAGAATCGCAAAGAATTCTGACAATGTCGGGAGTTGCTTATTTTTCAACGACACATAAGCCAAAATAATAATCGGTGCCACATACTGTAAAACCGTTGCCGTACCAGCATTCGTGTAGTGAATTGCCATCAAATACGCATATTGATTCATCAAAAGCCCAATAATGGCAAACACAGCGATACCACCAAGAACTTTCGGCTGTTTTATCGCACGAAAAAAATGCTGTGGTTGCGAAATCATCGCCATTGCAGTCAACAAAAGCCCTGAGACAATCAATCTCACGCTTGTCAACAAGTTAATGTTCATCCCATGTGCCATAAGATATTGCCCTGAGATGCCAGAAATCCCCCAAGCAATACCTGCCATAAGCACCATAATTGTTCCCTTTAAATTCTTATTCATCTTAACTCCATTCAACACATCAAAAATAAATTCAGCTATCAGTATAACATATTTGAATCAAAGAAAACACACCACTTCTGACACTTTTTGTAAAATAATCTTTCTAAAAATTCTGTCATGCTGGTACAAAAAAATCACCCCGAAGGATGATTTTAATTTATTAGTCTTCTTTTAATTTTGCCAACTCTTGTGCCAACAATTTAAGGGCAACTTGTGGGTTTGCTTTACCTTTTGTGGCTTTCATCAAGAATCCAGTGAAGGCTTTATCGGCATTACGTTTACCAGACTTAAAGTCAGCAACAGCAGCTTCATTGTCCTCAAAGACTTGGTGGATAATCGGAATAAGCACAGCAGGGTCAGAAATTTGAACCAAACCAGCTTTTTCAACGTATTCACGCGCAGAACCACCATTTTTAGCCAAATGAACAAAGACTTTCTTAGCAATTTTTGATGAAATAGTGCCGTCAGCAATGATAGCAAGCATTTCAACAAGATTTTCAGGTGTTAACAAGATTTCTGGAAGTGTCTTATTTTCGCTGTTCAAGAATTGAGCAACTTCACCCTGCAACCAGTTAGAAACTTGTTTAGCATCACCACCAAGCGCAACTGCACTTTCAAAGAAATCAGATGTTGCTTTCGTTGCTGTCAATTGCGCAGCATCGTAAGCTGTCAAACCAAATTCATTGACGTATTTGGCACGACGGTCTTTTGGAAATTCTGGCAATGTTTTGCGAACTGATTCAATCCATTCGTCTGACACTTCGTAAAGTGGCAGGTCTGGTTCTGGGAAATAACGATAATCTGATGACCCTTCCTTAACACGCATCAAGATTGTTTCACCAGTTGATTCATCATAACGACGTGTTTCTTGTTGAATTTGACCACCTGAACGAAGAACTTGTGCTTGGCGTTTTTGCTCATAGATAAGCCCCTTACGCACGTTGTTAAATGAGTTCAAGTTTTTCAATTCAGCTTTCACACCAAATTCTTCTTGACCATATGGACGAAGAGAGATGTTGGCATCCACACGCATAGAACCTTCTTCCATTTTAACGTCAGAAATACCAGTGTATTGAATAACTTCTTTAAGGGCTGTTAAGTAAGCATAAGCTTCTTCTGGTGAACGCATATCAGCTTCTGATACGATTTCAATCAATGGCACACCTTGACGGTTAAGGTCAACATAAGAATAACCATCAGTACCGTGAGTATTTTTACCAGCATCTTCTTCCAAGTGAGCACGTTCGATACGAATTTTCTTAGTTGACCCATCTTCAAGCTCAATTTCAATCCAACCATTGTAGCCAATTGGCTCATCAAATTGTGAAATTTGGTAAGCTTTTGGATTATCAGGATAGAAATAGTTTTTACGGTCAAAGTGCATATTTTGGTGAATATCCATGTTAAGTGCCAAGGCTGCTTTAATACCAGCGTCAATAACACCTTTATTCATCACAGGAAGAACACCTGGAAATGACCAGTCGATAACATTTGTATTGGCATTTTGTTCATTACCAAAATGTGCTGATGTCGGTGAAAAAATCTTTGAATTTGTATTTAACTCAACGTGGACTTCAAGCCCGATGACTGTTTCAAAGTTCATTATTTGTCACCTCCAAAAATAATCGGTTGTTGTTTATGATAATCAGTTGTTGCTTCAAAGGCTGCTGCAGCTTGGTAGATAGTTTCTTCGCTGTATTTTGGACCAATCAATTGCATACCAACTGGAAGCCCTTGAGCAAATCCAGCAGGAATTGAAATCCCTGGAAGCCCAGCCAAGTTGACAGGAATTGTCAAAATATCTGCCAAATACATAGCAACAGGGTCATGATTAAGCGAATCCAAATCATAAGCGACACTTGGAGCAGTTGGACCTAAAATCAAATCATAATCCGCAAAGATTTTTTCAAAATCACGAATAATCAATGTACGAACTTGACCAGCTTTTTTGAAGTAAGCATCGTAATAACCTGATGACAAGCTAAATGTACCAAGCATGATACGACGTTTCACTTCATCACCGAAACCTTCGCTACGTGTATTAACGTAAATATCTTCAAGATTGTTGTAGTTTTCAGTGCGGTAACCGTAACGAATACCGTCAAAACGTTGCAAGTTTGAAGAAGCTTCTGATGAGGCAATGATATAGTAAACCGCTACGCCATATTTACTGTGTGGAAGGCTAACTTCTTCAAC encodes:
- a CDS encoding MFS transporter, yielding MSEEKISPKVIRAIVGAGMLSFCGVVVETAMNITFPTLMTEFGINTSTVQWMTTIYLLVVASVVPLSAYLKRSFKTKSVFLAANLLFILGVLIDAIAPSFAILLFGRVVQGIGVGIALPLMFNIILDQVPMSKIGAMMGVGTLITAVAPAVGPTFGGLVASNLGWRFIFVLLIPLLLVSLVLGVTSIEQKDEVVREKLDILSVIVILCAFIGLILGINNLADYDFLSLPVLGSLFVGIAGLIVLVKRSAQLAVPIVELSVLKNGKFAGHVVAFFLFQIVNLGLSFLIPNYVQLVNHSTSTVAGLLVFPGAFIGACFAPFSGSILDRLGAKKPIIFGVSMLVFALCLYSIFGLHLSNAWLTIFYILSMGGTGIAFGNVMTSGQKQVAFKERADANAIFNTLQQFAGAVGTTIASLIVALSQTNSSLSYSAATAQGSRNAFIVLLILAAIELVILLRVVDGKEK
- a CDS encoding MarR family winged helix-turn-helix transcriptional regulator, with translation MEKNIGRLVKKASNQLGREFDQFAKPFDLTGMQMSIIDFLSQGVKEEYFQQDIEKEFNIQRSTTTVLLQRMEKKALIYRQVSQQDARQKSVHLTEKAQGLVEECRSYFRNQEKELEKNFSEEDIAIFEKILQYYMKEK
- a CDS encoding DMT family transporter, producing MNKNLKGTIMVLMAGIAWGISGISGQYLMAHGMNINLLTSVRLIVSGLLLTAMAMISQPQHFFRAIKQPKVLGGIAVFAIIGLLMNQYAYLMAIHYTNAGTATVLQYVAPIIILAYVSLKNKQLPTLSEFFAILFAILGTFIIATHGHFDGLAMTPKGFFWGLFSAVTYSFYIVLPAKLIREFGSFTVIGLGMLMGGVVFPIVTRSWQYPLVLTSGNWLALFGIIIIGTVFAYTFFLKGTTIIGAVKGSLLAAIEPVSSVFFSVTIMHEIFYPMDFVGMIFIIVAVLTVSLRDLIAVRKQLH
- the gatB gene encoding Asp-tRNA(Asn)/Glu-tRNA(Gln) amidotransferase subunit GatB, with amino-acid sequence MNFETVIGLEVHVELNTNSKIFSPTSAHFGNEQNANTNVIDWSFPGVLPVMNKGVIDAGIKAALALNMDIHQNMHFDRKNYFYPDNPKAYQISQFDEPIGYNGWIEIELEDGSTKKIRIERAHLEEDAGKNTHGTDGYSYVDLNRQGVPLIEIVSEADMRSPEEAYAYLTALKEVIQYTGISDVKMEEGSMRVDANISLRPYGQEEFGVKAELKNLNSFNNVRKGLIYEQKRQAQVLRSGGQIQQETRRYDESTGETILMRVKEGSSDYRYFPEPDLPLYEVSDEWIESVRKTLPEFPKDRRAKYVNEFGLTAYDAAQLTATKATSDFFESAVALGGDAKQVSNWLQGEVAQFLNSENKTLPEILLTPENLVEMLAIIADGTISSKIAKKVFVHLAKNGGSAREYVEKAGLVQISDPAVLIPIIHQVFEDNEAAVADFKSGKRNADKAFTGFLMKATKGKANPQVALKLLAQELAKLKED